The Methyloceanibacter stevinii sequence CAACCGGCGGGAGGCGCGCGCGAAGGGCCGGTCGGGCCTTGCGCGAAACGGCCACCACGCCCGATCGTAAGCCAGGAAGATCAGCGCCAACCCTGCGAGCCCGAGGCCCACGCCGAAAAGAATGCGATCGCGGCGCGTGGACACCGCTTGCGGTTTGGCGTCGGGCCTCAGATAGCCTTCCGGCCCCTCTGCCGGCACCTCCGGAATGACTTCCCGCAGCGGTGCCATGATGAATTTGAAGGGCGGCACTTTGGCGACGGCGACGTCGTCGCCATCCTTGAAGCGAAGCTCAAATGCCGGCAGGTAGCGCTCGGCCGGCGACAACGGCACGTAGAGCGTTTGGTAGACGAGCTTGAGGCGGTAGCGCGTCGCTCCGGTCTCCTCCCGTTCGGTCACATCGACCGAACGAAGGTCGAGCCAATAGGCCAGACGGCCGGGCTTCGGCTGGGATGCCGCTTCGAGGACGTAGGGTTTGGCGACGTCAACATGCACTTCGCGAGTCAGCAGATCCCCGACGAAGTAACCGAAGCCGCGCGGCTCGACCGTGCTGACAGACAGACCGGCGATGCGGGCTCATCGGCCGCGAATGCCGGCGTCGAAAGCAGCAGCGCAAGCACAAACGCGATCATCCCACCTCACCCATGAGATACGCGCCGAACCTGTCCCAATCGATCTTGCCGACAATCTCGAACGGAGGACGGCCGTAACGCATGGCGAGCGAGCGCAGGCGCTTGGATCGCTCCGCATCATCGGCGATCAGCGCCGCCCGCAAGGCGGGCCGCATCACATAGAGACGCCTGCCACCCGTCTCGAGATCGGCGAACGACACGAGGCCGTAGCGCGGCAGGTCCTCCAGCTCACGGGGATCGCGCAGCACGATCGGAATCACATCATGTCCGGCCAGGGCCTCGAAGATAGCTTCGATCGTGTCCTCCGGCATGAGGAAGTCGGAAATGAGAAACACTAGCTTGCGGCGGCCGGCGATGATTGCGGCGGCATCGACAAGACCCTCCGCGCTGTCGCCGAGCTCGCCCTGCTCGGCCGGATCGAAGGCGCGCAGATAGGTCAGCATCTCCGCTTCGGCTCCCCGCGACGCGGTCGCCGGCCAGAAACACGTCGGAACAATGCGGCGGTTGGCGCCGATGAGGCCGAACGTATCGCCTATGCGCCGGGCTGACCCGGCCAGGGCCGCGCACAGATCCGTGGCACGTCGATGATGCGCGCCTGTCCGAGGAACCCCATGGAGGCTGACAGGTCCACGAGCGCATAGACGGTGATGGCGCTTCGCTGCGAAAACCGCTTGGCATAGAGGTTTCCGAACGGATCGCGCAGCGACACCCGCAGGTCGATCCGGCGCGGCTCCCGCGCGCGAACAAGAGTTCGTGATCTTTGAAGAGGCCGCCGGCGCCTTCCATCTTTCCTTGATGGGCGCCGATGCGCACGCCGGCCGCGCGCCAGGCCAGCCGGTAAGGCACCTCGATAGCTGAACTGGCTTCGTGAGAAGCCGTGCTCATGGGGCCGGTACCTTCGCAAAGACCTCCGCGAACAACGCTTCGACCAGGGCTTCCCGGCGCAGCTCGTAGATCGGATCGAGGAAGACGCGGTGCGACATGATCTCCGGGAACACGGATCGGATGTCCTCCGGGACCACCATGTCGCGTCCATTGAGCCAGGCTTCGACACGCGCGCCGCGCACGAGATAGGCGATGCCGCGTGGCGACGCGCCACCCTGAACGAGGCGGGACATGTCGACACCGCTGATCTCAATACCGGCCGACACGGGATCCCGAATGGCGGACCATAGATCGAGGGTGTATTTCTCGAGCGCCTCGCTGGTTTGGATTCGCGCCTGTACGCCGCGCGCCACATCGTTCAACAGGCTGTGGTCGAGGACATCCTCCGTGACCGATTGCACCAGCGCATCCGCATCGTAGAAGCGCCGGTCAAAGGCCAGGGCGCGGCGAATCTCGCGATCCTTCGGAGTCTCCATGGAGATCTCCATGAAGAAGCGGTCGCGTGCGGCGGCGGGCAATTCGAATGTCTCCTCACGCTCGATCCTGTTGCGGTCGGCGAAGATGAGGAGATGCGGAAAGAAGTACTCGCGATTGAACGCGGTGACACTGCGCTCGGCCATGAGGCGAAGCAGCAATGAATGCACCTGAGGGCGGGCGCGGTTGATCTCGTTGAAGAAGAAGACAGTAAGATCCTCACCCTGGCGCAGGACGGGACCCGGCTCGACGCGCGGCCGCCCGTCCTCGTCGAGGTATGTGTGATAAATCAGATCGGCGGGCATGAGGTCGATCGTGCCCTCGACACGCTCGAACGCGCCACCGAGCGCGCGGGTCGCAGCCCGCAACAACGTCGTCTTGCCGACGCCGACATCCCCTTCCAGCAGCACATGGCCGCGCGCGAAGATCGCGATCGTCAGCAGACGAAGGACGCGGTCCTGTCCGATGATTGTGTTCCTCAGGACGCCCTCGAACGCCAGGGCGCGGTCGCGCCAATTGGCAAGATCGATCCG is a genomic window containing:
- a CDS encoding AAA family ATPase, whose protein sequence is MAGLAESPADSASRDQRIDLANWRDRALAFEGVLRNTIIGQDRVLRLLTIAIFARGHVLLEGDVGVGKTTLLRAATRALGGAFERVEGTIDLMPADLIYHTYLDEDGRPRVEPGPVLRQGEDLTVFFFNEINRARPQVHSLLLRLMAERSVTAFNREYFFPHLLIFADRNRIEREETFELPAAARDRFFMEISMETPKDREIRRALAFDRRFYDADALVQSVTEDVLDHSLLNDVARGVQARIQTSEALEKYTLDLWSAIRDPVSAGIEISGVDMSRLVQGGASPRGIAYLVRGARVEAWLNGRDMVVPEDIRSVFPEIMSHRVFLDPIYELRREALVEALFAEVFAKVPAP